Proteins encoded in a region of the Thunnus maccoyii chromosome 4, fThuMac1.1, whole genome shotgun sequence genome:
- the LOC121896267 gene encoding myoD family inhibitor domain-containing protein 2-like yields the protein MTTPSQSLLNDVDCIQLEKIRDHVSDGNTPVTGFPPRKTMGKLVSEVPRLSTISEQELDKPDIDPSSHDPLGGSEWGGSTFSMCSDKFKNSSSRFSSDDSYQPDTGDDCAGLLLACLHCRFYELMVLLPDTCERAVSRCFPSFKYITASSEMDQQGKDGLSSKLDVDCNCCSSCRDISDLLELAMEVSEMCYR from the exons ATGACAACTCCCTCACAGTCTCTTCTGAATGATGTGGATTGTATCCAGCTTGAGAAAATAAGGGACCATGTCTCTGATG GGAACACGCCAGTAACAGGCTTTCCACCTAGAAAGACAATGGGCAAGTTGGTCAGTGAGGTACCCCGACTGAGCACCATCTCCGAGCAAGAGCTAGACAAGCCGGATATTGATCCCAGCTCCCATGATCCCCTTGGTGGCAGTGAATGGGGTGGATCCACTTTCTCCATGTGTTCTGACAAGTTTAAGAACAGCAGCAGCCGTTTTTCCTCTGATGACTCATACCAGCCAGACACCGGAG ATGACTGTGCAGGACTTCTGCTCGCTTGTCTGCATTGTCGTTTCTATGAGTTAATGGTCCTGCTACCGGATACATGTGAGAGAGCTGTGAGCCGCTGTTTCCCCTCATTCAAATACATCACGGCTTCCAGTGAGATGGACCAGCAGGGAAAAGATGGCTTGAGCTCCAAGCTGGATGTGGACTGTAATTGCTGCAGTTCTTGTCGGGACATATCAGATCTTCTAGAGCTGGCCATGGAGGTATCAGAGATGTGCTATCGCTGA
- the LOC121895721 gene encoding 2-epi-5-epi-valiolone synthase-like encodes MPSNNNCSLSQQTQLNLVQVKGTWIRQTEQCQLAEGKLSDAKIYENKSEHGVSWTVVSPIVFTYRVIQCKNILDPRNDTLLWGHIGDEDLKGTISNSNPVKRFVVIDDTVNQLYGSQVTQYFEARKVVYKILPLPTTEENKCMELVTKILEEVHKFSIDRRSEPIIAIGGGVCLDVVGLAASLYRRRTPYIRVPTTFLSYIDASVGAKTGVNFAGGKNKLGSYVPPVATFLDCSFFQTLPLRQISNGMAEMLKMALMKHRGLFELLEAEGRKLLHTKLQSCESSNNPEKEDSATASTRVAIETMLEELAPNLWEDDLDRLVDFGHLISPELEMRVLPALLHGEAVNIDMSLMVYVAHQRGLLTAEEKGRIIQCMLGLELPVWHQDCSLDLVRKSLSERLKHSAGSLRMPLPTGLGCAEIFHEMIEDNILCQAYQKWTDELASSGNK; translated from the exons ATGCCTTCAAATAACAACTGCAGCCTTTCACAACAAACTCAGTTAAATCTGGTCCAAGTGAAGGGAACATGGATCAGACAAACTGAACAGTGCCAGCTGGCAGAGGGAAAGTTATCCGATGCTAAAAT CTATGAGAACAAGTCAGAACATGGAGTTTCCTGGACAGTCGTCAGCCCCATTGTATTCACCTACAGAGTCATTCAGTGCAAAAACATACTGGATCCCAGAAATGACACATTGCTCTGGGGTCATATAGGAGATGAAGACCTTAAAGGCACCATAAGTAACTCCAATCCTGTTAAGCGTTTTGTTGTCATCGATGACACTGTTAATCAGCTGTACGGCTCCCAAGTCACCCAGTACTTTGAGGCCAGAAAAGTTGTTTACAAAATTCTCCCGCTGCCCACCACTGAAGAGAACAAGTGTATGGAGTTAGTGACCAAGATCCTGGAGGAAGTTCATAAGTTTAGTATTGACAGGCGCTCTGAGCCAATCATAGCCATCGGTGGTGGGGTTTGTCTGGATGTGGTGGGTTTGGCAGCATCTCTCTATCGCCGGAGGACTCCATATATTCGGGTGCCGACCACTTTTCTTTCCTACATTGATGCCAGTGTCGGCGCAAAAACAGGGGTCAACTTTGCAGGTGGCAAAAACAAGCTGGGGAGTTACGTCCCACCAGTGGCCACGTTCTTAGATTGCTCATTCTTCCAAACTCTCCCACTGCGTCAGATCTCTAATGGGATGGCAGAGATGTTGAAG ATGGCCCTGATGAAGCATCGTGGCCTGTTTGAGTTGCTGGAGGCTGAGGGCAGGAAGCTGCTGCACACTAAGCTGCAGTCCTGCGAGAGCAGCAACAACCCAGAAAAAGAGGACAGTGCTACAGCATCCACCCGCGTTGCCATAGAAACCATGCTGGAAGAACTGGCTCCTAACTTGTGGGAGGATGATCTGGATAGGCTGGTGGATTTTGGTCACCTCATCAGTCCTGAATTAGAAATG AGAGTGTTGCCAGCGTTGCTTCATGGGGAGGCGGTCAACATCGACATGTCCCTCATGGTGTATGTGGCCCACCAGAGGGGGCTGTTGACAGCAGAAGAGAAAGGCCGCATTATACAGTGCATGCTAGGCCTGGAGCTGCCTGTGTGGCACCAGGACTGTTCTCTGGACCTGGTGCGGAAGTCCCTCAGTGAGCGTCTGAAGCACTCTGCAGGCTCTTTGAGGATGCCTCTTCCCACAGGACTGGGATGTG